One stretch of uncultured Fretibacterium sp. DNA includes these proteins:
- a CDS encoding nitroreductase family protein: MFTAFKRLCVFLLAAVVLFPIGSASADVSLPAPQRTGGSGVFDVLGSRASAVGGDFASMKDISLENLSTVLWAATGLNRGEKGWTVPMAMGMEPYVKIYVARSDGTFLYDWRTHALKEVSKEDVRGRVGKQDFVAKAPCTLIFVSDSAALSRKFKDDDDAEEFAAVAAGAMTQNVYLASGALGIGTRYIRSARDDEIEGILSLPDDDEVLCIMPMGVKPGA, translated from the coding sequence ATGTTTACCGCTTTCAAAAGATTGTGCGTGTTCCTTCTGGCTGCCGTGGTTCTTTTCCCCATCGGGTCGGCGTCCGCCGATGTCTCGCTCCCGGCCCCGCAGAGGACGGGCGGTTCTGGGGTGTTCGATGTCCTCGGGAGCCGTGCCTCGGCCGTGGGAGGCGATTTTGCCTCCATGAAGGACATCTCCCTGGAGAACCTATCGACGGTCCTGTGGGCGGCGACGGGCCTGAACCGCGGGGAGAAGGGCTGGACGGTGCCGATGGCCATGGGGATGGAGCCCTACGTCAAGATCTACGTGGCCCGGTCCGACGGAACCTTCCTGTACGATTGGAGAACCCATGCGCTGAAGGAGGTCTCCAAGGAGGATGTCCGGGGACGGGTAGGAAAACAGGATTTCGTCGCGAAGGCGCCCTGCACCCTGATCTTCGTCTCGGATTCCGCGGCGCTCTCCAGGAAGTTCAAGGATGACGACGATGCGGAGGAGTTCGCGGCCGTCGCCGCGGGGGCGATGACCCAGAACGTCTATCTGGCCTCCGGGGCCCTGGGCATCGGTACCCGCTACATCCGCTCCGCCCGGGACGACGAGATCGAGGGGATTCTGAGCCTGCCCGACGACGACGAGGTCCTCTGCATTATGCCGATGGGCGTGAAGCCGGGGGCGTAG